The genomic DNA CTGCCGTCGAAAATCAATTCATCATTCCCGCCAACGAGGTTGCAGTAGGCGACCGGCCGCTTCGCCTTGGCCGCAAGACTGCGAAGCATCTCGAAGCGCGTCGCGTTCTTGCCGAGGTGCCACGGCGAGGCGGAGATGTTGAAGATGATGCCGACGCCCTCGTGCACAAGGTCCATCGCGGGATTTCGCCGGTAGCGACGGTCGCGCCAGAAATCTTCGTCGTTCCACACGTCCTCGCAAATCGTCAGCCCGACGGGACGGCCGTTGAATTCCGCGGGCGGGTTGTCCGTGGCGGGCTCGAAGTAGCGGTCCTCGTCGAAGACATCATAAGTCGGGAGCAGCGTCTTCACCCGGGTGGTCATCACACGGCCGTGCTGAAGCAGCGCGATCGCGTTCGTGGCTTCGCGACCGGGGCGCTTCTCGTTGCGGCCGACGAAACCGACGAGCAGGCCGGTGGCGGCCGTCGCCGCGGCAAGGCGGTCAAGCGCGGCGAGGTTTGCGGCGATGAATCCAGCCTTGAGCAGCAGGTCGCGTGGCGGATAGCCGGTGAGCGCCAGTTCGGGCACCACCACCAGTTCGGCGCCGGCTTTTGCGCCGCGTTGATAGGCGGCGAGGACTTTCGCCTCGTTGCCCGCGATGTCCCCGACGGTGGTGTTGATTTGAGCCAGTGCGATTCTCATGCGCCGATCAGGTCGCCGTCCGCGCCTACCTCCGCCCGAAGAACGTCTGCTGCAACGTCCCCTTCTCGCTGCGGATGAGCGTGCCGGCGCCGACCTTGTTGCGCTCGAACCAGCCCGCGTTGACCTCGAGCACGAACTGGATCTTGTCCGACTTGGACTCGATGGACGACTCGTCGAACGGCTTCATCGGATGCGTCTCGAGGATCGTGCCGTCCGCGCCGATGTAAGCGCACGACATCGGGAGCGGACAATTCTTCATCCAGAACGATCGCGAATCCACCACCGGGAAGACGAAGATCATGCCGTCCATCTCGGCGAGATTCGTGCGCCACATCATGCCCGTCTGAATCTGCTCCGGCGTGCGCGCAATCTCAGCGACGACTTCGTGCGGACCGACCCAAAGCTTGACGGTTGGAAGCTTGGGCTGCGGCCTGGCGCGCTCGGGCTGGGACGCCTCGGTGGACGACGCTCCGGCTGACGCGCTTCCCGCGGTTGTTGTCTTGTCGCAGCCAAACGCGGTCAGCAGGATCAAACCTGCGAGGCACAAGCAACGCTTGAAAACCATGCGTGCAGAGTGAGGCTTCCCCGCGCGCAGTTCAATCACGCACTGCGAGCCCACTCCGGCCGCGCGGGCCTACTGCTTCGCCTTGCCCTTCTTTACCTTGGGCACGGGCTTGCCGTCGGGGCCGATGATGGCTTGCTGGTTCGGGTTGCCTTCGGCCGCGGGTTTGGTGAGGCCTTTGCGCGCGGTGACTTCGGGGGGTTCGGGGAAGCGCCCTTGATCATCGGACTCGACGAGCCATTTTTCCAACTCGGCGCGGAGGCGTTTGAGCGCGGCTTGATGCTCGGGCTTGGTTGAGGCGACGAGGTTGTTCATCGAGTGCGGGTCGGCGTCCATGTCGAACAACTCCTCGGGCGGCATCGAGGGGGCGAGGTAGAAGTTCCTTTGCCAGTCGGTGAGCTTGCCGGCGGGGCCGAGTTCCTTGATGAGATTCCATACCGGGTAGCTGCGCTGCTTGTAGTCGTTCGCCTGCAGGAACGGGCGGTCGGGCATGAAGTTCCGGATGTAGCGGTAGCGGGCGTCGCGCACGGTCCGGAAGCGGAACATCGTCTCGTCGCACCGGTCGCGCGCGCCGAACACATACGCGCGCGGCGGCTCGGACTGCTCGCCGAGGAACACGCGGCCTTGCATCGCGGCGGGCTTCTTCACGCCTGCAAGCGCGAGCGAAGTGGCTGTGAAGTCCAGCGAACTGACGAGTTGGTCGCTCACGGTGCCGGGCTTGAAGTTCCTCGGAGCTGCAATGGCCTTGGGCCAGCGGATGATGAGCGGGATGCTCAGGCCGTCGTCATAGACGAACTGCTTGCCGCGGACGTGCGACTGGCCGTGGTCGCTCATCACGAGCACCATGGTGCTGTCGGCGAGGCCGTCGGCTTCGAGTTGCTGGAGGATGAGTCCGATCTTTCGGTCGAGTTCACTCGCGGCGTCGAGGTAGGCGGCCCAATCCTCGCGCGCGACGGGATGATCGGGGTAGATCGGCGGCAGCGCGACCTTCGAAGGGTCGGCCTTCTTCGGCGCATGAAAGCGGCGGTGCGTCTCCTGGAAATTGATCTGCGCGTAGAAGGGTTGGTGCGACTTGAGGTCATCCCAGTTCGCCGAGTCGAACGGCCGGCCGGTGTAGGTGAAGTTCCAGTCCGTCTTGCCGCTGCCGCGGAAGCCGAAGCTTTCGGGGAGTTGCACGAGGTTTGCCGTGAAGTAGCCCGCGCTGCGCATCCAGTCGGAGATGGGCTTCACGCCGTCGGGCAGTTTGAAGCCGTCATCGCGGTGCGAGCGGTGGTGGTGCGCCCCGATGGTCGTCTGATACATGCCCGTGATGAACGCCGAGCGGCTCGCGCTGCACACGGGCGCGGTGGTGAACGCGCGCGTGAAGCGCATTCCCCCGTCGGCAAGACGGTCGAGGTTTGGCGTCCAGACTTCCTTGGTGCCGTAACAGGCGAGGTGCGGGCTGAAATCCTCCGCGATGAGCCAGAGGATGTTCGGCCGCTTCGCCTCGGCGGCGGGGGCGCACTGACTCCGGGGCGACGAGCAGAGGACGATGGAAAGAAGCAAGGCGAGGAGCAGGCGTTTCATGCGAGTCAGGTTAGCGGGTGGGTCGCCGATCCGAGAGCGAAAAGTGAATCGCCAAGAGAACCGCGCAGACGGGGTAAGGCGGAGTTTTCCCTTCACAAGAGGGGGCATGCGGTTATCTTCACGCCGTCGTTGCGGTCGCTGCTTTCGCGGTGGCTGATTCGTCTTCCTCCTCCCGGCAGAGCAGGGCAGGGGAGGGGAGTTGGGTTGGGGGCGGGAGCAGGAACAAGATTAAGATCAGGATTAAGATTGAGAGTGGGGACGGATGGAGAGTGAGCACTGGATGGACGCCGAGCACATACGCAATTTCAGCATCATCGCGCACATCGACCACGGAAAGACCACGTTGTCGGACCGGCTGCTGCACATGACGGGCACGATCGCCACGCGTGACATGGAAGCGCAGCTCCTGGACTCGATGGACTTGGAGCGCGAGCGGGGCATCACCATCAAGGCGCACCCGGTGACGATGCTTTACACGGCGAAGAACGGGGAGACATACGAGTTGAACCTGATCGACACGCCGGGACACGTGGACTTCACCTACGAGGTGTCCCGCAGCCTGAGCGCATGCGAGGGGGCGCTGCTGATCGTGGACGCGGCGCAGGGCGTGGAGGCGCAGACGGTGGCGAACCTGCACCTGGCGATGAAGCAGAATCTGACGATCATCCCGGTGATCAACAAGATCGACCTGCCGCACGCAGACGTGCCTTTGGCGAAGCAGCAGTTGGAGGAGATCCTGGCGATT from Verrucomicrobiota bacterium includes the following:
- a CDS encoding DUF192 domain-containing protein, which translates into the protein MVFKRCLCLAGLILLTAFGCDKTTTAGSASAGASSTEASQPERARPQPKLPTVKLWVGPHEVVAEIARTPEQIQTGMMWRTNLAEMDGMIFVFPVVDSRSFWMKNCPLPMSCAYIGADGTILETHPMKPFDESSIESKSDKIQFVLEVNAGWFERNKVGAGTLIRSEKGTLQQTFFGRR
- a CDS encoding sulfatase produces the protein MKRLLLALLLSIVLCSSPRSQCAPAAEAKRPNILWLIAEDFSPHLACYGTKEVWTPNLDRLADGGMRFTRAFTTAPVCSASRSAFITGMYQTTIGAHHHRSHRDDGFKLPDGVKPISDWMRSAGYFTANLVQLPESFGFRGSGKTDWNFTYTGRPFDSANWDDLKSHQPFYAQINFQETHRRFHAPKKADPSKVALPPIYPDHPVAREDWAAYLDAASELDRKIGLILQQLEADGLADSTMVLVMSDHGQSHVRGKQFVYDDGLSIPLIIRWPKAIAAPRNFKPGTVSDQLVSSLDFTATSLALAGVKKPAAMQGRVFLGEQSEPPRAYVFGARDRCDETMFRFRTVRDARYRYIRNFMPDRPFLQANDYKQRSYPVWNLIKELGPAGKLTDWQRNFYLAPSMPPEELFDMDADPHSMNNLVASTKPEHQAALKRLRAELEKWLVESDDQGRFPEPPEVTARKGLTKPAAEGNPNQQAIIGPDGKPVPKVKKGKAKQ